The Dunckerocampus dactyliophorus isolate RoL2022-P2 chromosome 1, RoL_Ddac_1.1, whole genome shotgun sequence genome has a segment encoding these proteins:
- the LOC129179996 gene encoding FERM and PDZ domain-containing protein 4-like isoform X2 gives MEPCDDEDELGAFNTFTHKNKTSGWPPPGPTSWGGLQGPPYSWDSMNNSRDGRNCLTNQVSQSSSLEEVHLDGLPPAPRLVEMRRDPVLGFGFVAGSEKPVVVRSVTPGGPSEGKLLPGDEIIMINDEPVSSAPRERVIDLVRSCKESILLTVVQPYPSPKSAFISAAKKAMLKSNPVKVRFAEEVIINGQVPNPVKDNSLLFMPNVLKVYLENGQTKSFRFDSSTSIKDVILTLQEKLSIKCIEHFSLMLEERIEGCGNRLLLLHEQEMLAQVTRRPGSDKMKCFFRISFMPRDPVELLRRDAVAFEYLYVQSCNDVVLERFGPELKYDAALRLAALQMYILTMTTRQSQKVSLKYIQKEWGLSLFLPPAVMTSTKEKNIKKALTHILKTNQNLVPPGKKLTALQAKVHYLRYLSELQLYGGREFKSILLQGEKQTDVTLLVGPRYGISHVINARTNLVALLADFSHVNRIEILTEDENNVRLELHVLDVRPITLIMESSDAMNLACLTAGYYRLLVDSRRSIFNMAHCNSSAGDDNSQDRILEWPYSTSFGDGEELSTSQAELYRDCQYSDNGQRENRLSSYFHHSQNPDRDLETRQSPVPPPLPPATRHKPQDSPRSAKVSFIFGGDPPLNKSRSLGYERLQESAEVPEHGPPYLHNTDFGAQDRVPFQFSGLTHVYSNITTEEGGEEPLLRDLFYRDTTDDAEDDDEASCEEDSTGGTPVGDGEGRGGLATAAGKTTFLTFSGSTDDIIDLTSLPPPEGDDAVDDDEDDTLLETLNLAIAAPPPGFRDSSDEDTAPEGRPLSLQDNDDIPVSLIDAIPTLGEGEGGGQRQLENKVVNTLQALEALSVSDQRPPPPRPPTSSNNPGVYTSQGLSPESSSDSGNETNSSEMTELSELAATHRLSESHMRLLVATREGYQPLLEEKTEFPVSPSTEGTTLKKSRSPQHLRPPAVPPRRSPHLDTMSSRPDGVGGRSQTNLSSTLQRPSSTTPGGKHHKKSADSSGKYNTFSTREGYRGGSSGSIHLDFNQRTSFCDRGGSQRRHNFVLEENSQAEGHDVNSHPSDHRRIACPASSTSDRLSDGTALGECSADNRAVEQDEHLVVASLLSPSKKPRLGDSDQGSDIQNDHPPISRQQSVARLCEYHLAKRISNLQGETQNSLQGSLCSSLDAGGSANSSVCATPTDSPLGPGAIEAKHHRMQRHPLSSSSSSLLRVLNYEEFKPGQNPQAKDFHPHADPALLRKMLPNIHAPSTGTDPGRPSSATPSKHKETASSKKACFKGPNQKEGSEAYRQLINYLTVSQMHQGGKLHSAGMGGGVKKDTRRYITSNPQLVEMVKNRGNTIARCPCMPSSMSSPFVRPNLVNQNALQLTNRDQKPYHSATLPAKLKRSPDTHSQGPNDRLDLRRANAERRSSFSGLESELETGDIDPEHFLSLYKKDDCITREAGGTINRHPPRSRSQPSGGTDDWFRSDPRERHAFRQPPASCLSGQRADLNSLSLGRGPSAFTRQASTGTMAGISFPSPPHHPQSPPPPVLIPVQSNAASSHSGCTQNAIHSTLLRPNQNHIHAVSPIPPQSDPVSNYSQRGRELKRSSSNITNSSGSVEVLFENPSRSQSQQPLSPSVPQQGDTKVQKRPTRKRLSKSYSQGSVSSHTTCWSSGSRTDSRRASVAFPLQKDNKQMKGSQKLDTSPWRCNGPFSYCFFKRKSEGEDDDSEWETRQSRGGSDMDNDCAASLGIFPCGSAVDAAGEQLYGEVLNNMSFSDRLSRVNALKDRMYSFPSGFTDVRRDASELIALVRSSIGRCDRGAQMPMQDVSQSKQLLSVESKELGRACRRMAQAHSSPEEMLLAVTCSFQVLCCLCEACMCLVKGLSASASHQQREVVAKVDEVVMNYICLLKAAEAATVGAPGEQSVKALVRHSSTMSAIANALTRSLKTLLSK, from the exons CCACAAGAACAAGACATCCGGCTGGCCGCCCCCAGGCCCAACCTCCTGGGGAGGACTGCAGGGGCCACCGTACAGCTGGGACAGCATGAACAATAGCAGGGATGGCCGGAACTGTCTCACCAA CCAAGTGTCCCAGAGCAGCTCCCTGGAGGAGGTTCATCTGGATGGACTACCACCTGCACCTCGCCTGGTGGAGATGAGGCGTGATCCTGTCCTGGGTTTTGGCTTTGTGGCTGGCAGTGAAAAACCAGTTGTAGTTCGCTCCGTCACGCCAG gTGGTCCATCAGAGGGAAAGCTGTTGCCAGGAGATGAGATCATTATGATCAACGACGAACCCGTCAGTTCGGCTCCAAGAGAACGAGTAATCGACCTTGTCAG GAGCTGCAAAGAATCCATCCTGTTGACTGTTGTCCAACCATATCCG TCTCCTAAATCAGCATTCATCAGTGCAGCCAAAAAAGCCATGCTCAAGTCCAATCCGGTCAAAGTGCGCTTTGCCGAGGAGGTCATTATAAACGGCCAGGTTCCA AACCCAGTGAAGGACAACTCTCTTCTGTTCATGCCAAATGTCCTGAAGGTCTACCTAGAGAACGGTCAGACTAAGTCTTTCCGTTTTGACAGCAGTACCTCCAtcaag GATGTGATCCTGACACTGCAAGAGAAGCTATCCATCAAATGCATCGAGCATTTCTCCCTCATGCTGGAGGAGAGGATTGAAGGCTGTGGCAACAGACTGCTTCTGCTGCATGAACAAGAGATGCTCGCTCAG GTGACTCGCAGGCCCGGTTCTGATAAGATGAAATGTTTCTTTCGAATCAGCttcatgccccgcgaccctgtGGAGCTGCTGCGGAGGGACGCCGTGGCGTTTGAATACCTCTACGTGCAG AGCTGCAACGATGTGGTGCTGGAGCGGTTCGGCCCAGAACTGAAGTATGATGCAGCGCTACGACTGGCGGCGCTGCAGATGTACATTCTCACCATGACAACCAGACAAAGCCAGAAAGTCTCACTCAAATACATCCA AAAGGAGTGGGGCCTGTCACTGTTCCTGCCGCCTGCTGTGATGACCAGCACCAAggagaaaaacatcaaaaaagctCTGACGCACATCCTCAAAACCAACCAGAACCTCGTCCCTCCTGGGAAAAAA CTGACTGCTTTGCAGGCCAAGGTGCATTACCTAAGGTACCTCAGTGAGCTCCAGCTTTATGGAGGGAGGGAGTTTAAATCAATACTTTTG CAAGGTGAGAAACAAACCGACGTGACGTTGTTAGTGGGCCCTCGTTACGGTATCAGTCACGTCATCAATGCTCGGACCAACCTGGTGGCTCTGTTGGCTGACTTCAGCCATGTGAACCGAATCGAAATTCTAACCGAGGATGAAAACAATGTCCGGCTGGAACTGCATGTCCTGGATGTCCGG CCCATCACACTCATCATGGAGTCAAGCGACGCGATGAACCTGGCATGTCTTACCGCGGGCTACTATCGCCTCCTAGTGGACTCAAGGAGATCCATCTTCAACATGGCCCACTGCAACAGCTCAGCAGGCGATGACAACA GCCAGGATCGTATCCTGGAATGGCCGTACAGCACATCTTTTGGGGACGGTGAGGAGCTATCAACCAGCCAGGCAGAGCTCTACAGGGattgtcaatattcagacaatggACAGAGAGAAAACAGGCTCTCTTCTTACTTCCATCATTCTCAAAACCCTGACAGAGACCTTGAGACACGGCAAAGTCCagtgcctcctcctcttcctcccgcTACCAGACACAAACCCCAAGATTCACCTCGTAGTGCCAAagtgtcatttatttttggAGGAGACCCACCTTTGAACAAGTCCAGGAGCTTAGGCTATGAACGACTTCAGGAGAGTGCTGAAGTACCTGAGCACGGACCACCATACTTGCACAATACAGACTTTGGGGCACAGGACAGGGTGCCCTTTCAATTCAGCGGTTTGACACACGTTTATAGCAACATAACAACTGAGGAAGGTGGTGAGGAGCCACTGTTAAGAGATCTGTTTTATCGTGACACAACAGACGACGCAGAAGATGATGACGAGGCCTCCTGCGAAGAAGACTCCACTGGGGGAACGCCAGTGGGGGACGGAGAAGGGAGAGGAGGACTGGCAACGGCGGCTGGCAAAACTACCTTTCTCACGTTTTCTGGTTctactgatgacatcattgacCTTACATCGCTGCCGCCACCCGAGGGTGATGACGCTGTAGACGACGATGAGGACGACACACTACTGGAGACGCTTAACCTTGCAATTGCAGCCCCTCCACCAGGCTTTCGGGACAGTTCAGACGAGGACACTGCACCTGAGGGAAGGCCGCTAAGCCTGCAAGATAATGATGATATTCCAGTCTCATTAATTGATGCCATTCCAACGCTCGGGGAGGGAGAAGGAGGGGGACAGAGGCAGCTGGAGAACAAAGTCGTGAACACTCTGCAGGCACTTGAGGCGTTGTCTGTTTCTGACCAGAGGCCTCCGCCACCGCGTCCACCAACCAGCAGTAATAATCCAG GTGTTTACACATCTCAAGGCCTTAGCCCAGAGTCTTCCTCTGACTCCGGCAATGAGACAAACTCCTCAGAAATGACAGAACTTTCTGAGCTGGCTGCTACGCACAGACTCAGTGAGAGCCACATGCGCCTCCTCGTGGCCACGAGGGAGGGATACCAACCTTTGCTGGAAGAGAAAACAGAGTTTCCAGTTTCCCCCAGTACTGAAGGAACAACCCTGAAGAAGTCCCGGAGTCCACAGCATCTCCGACCACCCGCAGTTCCTCCAAGACGTAGCCCACATTTGGACACAATGTCATCACGACCAGACGGCGTGGGCGGGAGATCTCAGACAAACCTTTCCTCCACTCTCCAGCGGCCCAGCTCCACAACGCCAGGAGGCAAGCATCACAAAAAGTCTGCAGACTCAAGTGGGAAGTATAACACCTTTAGCACAAGAGAGGGGTACCGGGGGGGAAGTAGTGGCAGCATCCATCTTGACTTCAATCAGCGTACTTCATTCTGTGATCGAGGAGGAAGCCAAAGAAGGCACAATTTTGTTTTGGAGGAAAATTCGCAAGCCGAGGGCCATGATGTGAACAGTCACCCTAGTGACCATCGCAGAATTGCTTGTCCGGCTTCCTCAACATCTGATCGGCTTTCAGATGGGACCGCTCTCGGGGAGTGCTCTGCTGATAATAGAGCTGTTGAGCAAGATGAACATCTAGTTGTAGCGTCATTGCTGTCCCCAAGTAAAAAACCCAGACTGGGGGATTCTGACCAAGGATCAGACATACAAAATGATCATCCTCCTATTTCAAGACAGCAAAGTGTTGCACGGTTATGTGAGTATCATCTCGCAAAAAGGATTTCAAACTTACAGGGTGAAACACAAAATTCGCTGCAGGGCTCCCTGTGCTCGTCACTGGATGCTGGTGGCAGTGCAAACAGCAGTGTCTGTGCCACCCCGACCGACTCACCGCTTGGTCCGGGCGCAATTGAGGCCAAACACCACCGCATGCAAAGGCACCCTCTGTCTAGCTCTTCTTCATCATTACTCAGGGTCTTAAACTATGAAGAATTTAAACCTGGACAGAACCCCCAAGCAAAAGATTTTCACCCCCATGCGGACCCTGCCCTCCTTCGGAAAATGTTGCCCAATATTCATGCTCCTTCTACGGGGACTGACCCTGGCCGTCCCTCTTCAGCCACACCCTCTAAACACAAAGAGACTGCTTCAAGCAAAAAGGCATGTTTCAAAGGGCCAAACCAGAAAGAAGGCAGTGAGGCATACAGACAATTGATCAACTACCTAACAGTAAGCCAAATGCACCAAGGAGGAAAGTTACACAGTGCAGGCATGGGGGGAGGTGTAAAAAAGGACACTCGTCGCTACATCACAAGCAACCCCCAGCTTGTCGAAATGGTTAAGAATCGAGGGAACACAATTGCTCGATGTCCATGTATGCCATCCTCCATGTCGTCCCCTTTTGTCCGCCCAAATTTGGTGAATCAAAATGCCTTGCAGCTGACAAATAGGGATCAAAAGCCGTACCATTCTGCCACACTTCCTGCCAAACTTAAAAGAAGCCCCGACACGCACTCTCAGGGCCCAAATGATAGATTAGATTTGAGGCGGGCAAATGCAGAAAGGAGAAGCTCCTTTTCTGGACTGGAAAGTGAGCTTGAGACGGGTGATATAGACCCGGAGCACTTTTTGTCGCTGTATAAGAAAGATGACTGCATTACCCGTGAGGCCGGGGGAACCATTAACCGGCACCCTCCTCGTTCAAGGAGCCAACCGAGCGGAGGCACAGATGACTGGTTCAGATCAGACCCTAGGGAAAGGCATGCATTTCGTCAGCCCCCTGCCTCCTGTCTAAGCGGTCAGCGAGCAGACCTCAACAGCCTCTCATTAGGAAGGGGTCCTTCAGCTTTCACCAGGCAGGCATCTACCGGGACCATGGCCGGCATTTCCTTTCCATCCCcaccccatcatccacagtctcCACCTCCTCCTGTATTAATTCCAGTACAATCCAACGCTGCATCCAGCCACTCCGGATGCACACAGAATGCCATCCATTCAACCCTGTTACGGCCAAACCAGAACCACATTCATGCTGTTAGCCCCATCCCACCACAATCAGATCCGGTCAGCAATTACTCACAAAGGGGCCGGGAACTAAAACGCAGCTCCAGCAATATCACCAACAGTTCTGGTAGTGTGGAAGTTCTGTTTGAAAATCCCAGCCGAAGCCAGAGCCAGCAGCCCTTGTCACCATCTGTGCCCCAGCAAGGAGACACTAAAGTCCAGAAGAGGCCCACAAGGAAACGTCTCTCCAAAAGTTACTCCCAAGGCTCAGTGTCATCCCACACCACGTGCTGGTCCTCAGGTAGCAGGACAGATAGCAGAAGGGCTTCTGTAGCATTTCCTTTGCAGAAAGACAATAAACAAATGAAGGGCTCTCAAAAACTGGACACCAGTCCTTGGAGGTGCAATGGACCTTTTAGCTACTGTTTCTTTAAACGTAAAAGTGAGGGAGAAGATGATGACAGTGAGTGGGAGACAAGACAAAGCCGTGGTGGGAGCGACATGGACAATGACTGCGCTGCGTCATTGGGTATCTTCCCCTGTGGCTCAGCAGTGGATGCAGCCGGAGAGCAACTGTATGGCGAGGTCCTCAACAACATGAGCTTTAGCGACCGCCTGTCCCGGGTCAATGCCCTCAAGGACCGCATGTACAGCTTCCCTTCTGGCTTCACAGATGTCCGCCGTGACGCCAGCGAGCTCATTGCGCTGGTTAGGTCCAGCATAGGTCGCTGCGATCGTGGTGCCCAAATGCCAATGCAGGATGTGTCTCAGTCAAAGCAACTCCTCTCAGTGGAGTCCAAAGAGTTAGGCCGGGCATGCAGGCGGATGGCACAGGCGCACAGCAGCCCTGAGGAGATGTTGCTTGCTGTGACTTGCAGCTTCCAGGTACTGTGTTGTCTCTGTGAAGCTTGTATGTGTCTCGTAAAGGGGCTGAGCGCCTCAGCCTCACACCAACAGAGAGAGGTTGTTGCAAAGGTAGATGAGGTCGTTATGAACTATATCTGTTTACTCAAAGCAGCTGAGGCTGCAACTGTGGGTGCACCGGGGGAGCAGAGCGTCAAGGCCCTGGTCAGACATTCCAGTACCATGTCAGCCATCGCTAATGCACTCACACGCTCTCTTAAAACGCTGCTTAGTAAGTAG